From one Vanessa tameamea isolate UH-Manoa-2023 chromosome 9, ilVanTame1 primary haplotype, whole genome shotgun sequence genomic stretch:
- the LOC113395009 gene encoding cathepsin B — protein MNILRVPCFVLLLAVIVSSADLGKPHPLSDSFITIINSKQNSWIAGRNFPPQTTLTTIMKMMGALEDEFIAKLENVQHDEDLIANLPDNFDPRDKWPNCPTLNEIRDQGSCGSCWAFGAVEAMTDRYCIYSNGTKHFHFSAEDLLSCCPICGLGCNGGIPTLAWEYWKHFGLVSGGNYNSTQGCRPYEIAPCEHHVPGDRMPCSGDTKTPKCYRTCQSSYNVLYKKDKKYGKHVYSVRGGEDNIRAEIFKNGPVEGAFTVYADLLSYKSGVYKHVAGDALGGHAIKIMGWGVENGNKYWLIANSWNSDWGDNGFFKILRGDDQCGIESSIIAGEPLFE, from the coding sequence aTGAATATACTTCGCGTTCCGTGTTTTGTGCTACTACTCGCGGTGATCGTTTCATCGGCAGACTTAGGAAAACCTCATCCACTCTCTGATtcttttataactataataaattccAAACAAAACTCATGGATAGCTGGACGGAATTTTCCACCTCAAACGACATTAACGACGATAATGAAAATGATGGGGGCACTTGAAGATGAATTTATTGCAAAACTGGAAAACGTGCAACATGACGAAGACCTCATTGCGAATTTACCTGACAATTTCGACCCCAGAGACAAATGGCCAAATTGTCcaactttaaatgaaataagagATCAAGGTTCCTGCGGCAGTTGTTGGGCTTTCGGAGCAGTGGAAGCAATGACCGATCGATACTGTATTTACTCAAACGGAACAAAGCATTTTCATTTCTCCGCCGAGGATTTATTAAGTTGTTGTCCTATTTGCGGTCTCGGTTGTAATGGGGGTATACCAACATTGGCTTGGGAATACTGGAAACACTTTGGTTTAGTTTCAGGGGGAAACTACAACTCGACTCAGGGCTGCAGACCATATGAAATAGCTCCTTGCGAACATCATGTTCCAGGCGATAGAATGCCGTGCAGCGGAGACACTAAGACTCCCAAATGCTATAGAACATGCCAATCTAGTTATAACGTCCTAtacaaaaaagacaaaaaatacgGAAAACATGTATACTCTGTAAGAGGTGGCGAGGATAATATAAGAGCTGAGATATTTAAGAATGGACCTGTTGAGGGTGCTTTTACTGTGTATGCTGATTTACTTTCATACAAGAGTGGTGTTTACAAACATGTAGCAGGCGACGCACTCGGAGGTCACGCTATTAAAATTATGGGATGGGGAGTTGAAAATGGAAACAAATATTGGCTTATTGCAAACTCCTGGAATTCCGATTGGGGAGACAATGGCTTCTTCAAAATTCTTCGCGGAGACGATCAATGTGGGATTGAGAGTTCTATAATTGCTGGTGAACCgctatttgaataa